In one Cellulomonas sp. JZ18 genomic region, the following are encoded:
- the rdgB gene encoding RdgB/HAM1 family non-canonical purine NTP pyrophosphatase produces MSVPAGARLVLATHNQHKIGELRAILAPALPGLPPEAVVGARDVGAPEPVEDGVTFAENALIKARALAAHTGLPAVADDSGLAVDVLGGAPGIFSARWSGRHGDDAANLALLLAQLADVRPEHRGARFVCAAALVTPDGTEHVELGTLEGTLATAPLGAGGFGYDPVLVPAGDTRTCAELTPEEKNAISHRGRAFRALVPAVVAALGG; encoded by the coding sequence GTGAGCGTCCCCGCGGGTGCCCGGCTCGTCCTGGCCACGCACAACCAGCACAAGATCGGTGAGCTGCGCGCCATCCTGGCGCCCGCACTGCCGGGCCTGCCGCCCGAGGCGGTCGTCGGCGCACGGGACGTCGGTGCGCCGGAACCGGTCGAGGACGGCGTGACGTTCGCCGAGAACGCGCTCATCAAGGCCCGCGCGCTCGCGGCGCACACCGGTCTGCCGGCGGTCGCGGACGACTCCGGGCTCGCCGTCGACGTGCTCGGCGGCGCCCCCGGCATCTTCTCCGCCCGCTGGTCCGGGCGGCACGGCGACGACGCCGCCAACCTCGCGCTCCTGCTCGCACAGCTCGCGGACGTCCGTCCCGAGCACCGCGGGGCGCGGTTCGTCTGCGCGGCGGCGCTGGTGACGCCGGACGGGACGGAGCACGTCGAGCTCGGCACCCTCGAGGGCACGCTCGCGACGGCCCCGCTCGGCGCGGGGGGCTTCGGCTACGACCCCGTCCTCGTGCCGGCCGGCGACACCCGCACGTGCGCGGAGCTGACGCCCGAGGAGAAGAACGCGATCAGCCACCGCGGCCGGGCCTTCCGGGCGCTCGTGCCGGCGGTCGTGGCGGCCCTGGGCGGATGA
- the rph gene encoding ribonuclease PH: MGAPTSDLPLRADGRRADQLRPVTITRRFLEAGEGSVLVEFGGTKVLCVASFTEGVPRWRKGSGEGWVTAEYAMLPRATSSRSDRESVKGRVGGRTHEISRLVGRSLRAVVDVAALGENTIVLDCDVLQADGGTRTAAITGAYVALADAVAWAQRKRLVKPGKQVLTDSVAAVSVGVVGGRTVLDLPYEEDVRAETDMNVVVTGSGTFVEVQGTAEHAPFDRAELDAMLDLALAGTAELARLQAAALAAEPSDGSATRAAQGTGVTA, encoded by the coding sequence ATGGGTGCTCCGACGTCTGACCTCCCCCTGCGCGCCGACGGGCGGCGCGCCGACCAGCTGCGGCCCGTGACGATCACGCGGCGCTTCCTCGAGGCGGGGGAGGGCAGCGTGCTCGTCGAGTTCGGCGGCACGAAGGTGCTCTGTGTCGCGTCCTTCACCGAGGGGGTGCCGCGCTGGCGCAAGGGCTCCGGCGAGGGCTGGGTGACGGCCGAGTACGCGATGCTGCCCCGCGCGACCAGCAGCCGGTCGGACCGCGAGTCGGTCAAGGGACGCGTCGGCGGGCGCACGCACGAGATCTCGCGCCTCGTCGGGCGGTCGCTGCGTGCGGTGGTCGACGTCGCCGCGCTCGGCGAGAACACGATCGTCCTCGACTGCGACGTGCTGCAGGCGGACGGCGGCACACGCACCGCCGCCATCACCGGCGCCTACGTGGCGCTCGCGGACGCCGTCGCGTGGGCGCAGCGCAAGCGCCTGGTCAAGCCCGGCAAGCAGGTGCTGACGGACTCCGTGGCGGCGGTGAGCGTCGGCGTGGTCGGCGGCCGCACCGTGCTCGACCTGCCCTACGAGGAGGACGTGCGGGCGGAGACCGACATGAACGTCGTCGTCACCGGATCCGGCACGTTCGTCGAGGTGCAGGGCACGGCCGAGCACGCGCCGTTCGACCGCGCCGAGCTCGACGCGATGCTCGACCTCGCGCTCGCGGGCACCGCCGAGCTGGCCCGGCTGCAGGCCGCCGCGCTCGCGGCCGAGCCCTCCGACGGCTCCGCCACGCGGGCCGCGCAGGGCACGGGGGTGACGGCGTGA
- a CDS encoding MBL fold metallo-hydrolase has translation MRLVVVGCAGSFPGPDSAASSYLVQAEDADGRTWSVVLDLGNGALGPLQRYGDPTALDAVALSHLHADHVADMAVLGVLRRYRPDGPLPPLRVLGPEGTVERIAQIAGKDPATDTGEQFDVGTWVPGRPVTVGPLTLEPVPVLHPVPAFGVRVSGPAEDDPSRTVVLAYSGDTDACEGLDALAADADVLLAEAAFHEGRDDAVRGVHLTGRRAAQAAVRGRARHLVLTHVPAWNDPERTLAEAAAVYDGPTTLAHPGLTVRL, from the coding sequence ATGAGGCTCGTCGTCGTCGGCTGCGCGGGCTCGTTCCCCGGTCCCGACTCCGCGGCGTCGTCCTACCTCGTGCAGGCCGAGGACGCGGACGGGCGCACGTGGTCGGTCGTGCTCGACCTCGGCAACGGCGCGCTGGGCCCGCTGCAGCGGTACGGGGACCCGACGGCGCTGGACGCCGTCGCGCTCTCGCACCTGCACGCCGACCACGTGGCCGACATGGCGGTGCTCGGGGTCCTGCGGCGCTACCGCCCGGACGGTCCGCTGCCGCCGCTGCGCGTCCTCGGTCCCGAGGGCACCGTCGAGCGCATCGCGCAGATCGCCGGCAAGGACCCCGCGACGGACACCGGCGAGCAGTTCGACGTGGGCACGTGGGTCCCCGGACGGCCCGTGACGGTCGGGCCGCTCACCCTGGAGCCGGTGCCCGTGCTGCACCCCGTCCCGGCGTTCGGCGTGCGCGTCAGCGGCCCCGCCGAGGACGACCCGTCCCGCACCGTGGTGCTCGCGTACAGCGGGGACACCGACGCGTGCGAGGGGCTGGACGCCCTCGCGGCCGACGCGGACGTGCTGCTCGCCGAGGCGGCGTTCCACGAGGGTCGCGACGACGCGGTGCGCGGCGTCCACCTGACGGGTCGCCGTGCGGCGCAGGCCGCGGTGCGGGGGCGCGCCCGGCACCTGGTCCTCACGCACGTCCCGGCCTGGAACGACCCCGAGCGCACCCTCGCGGAGGCGGCCGCCGTCTACGACGGCCCCACGACCCTCGCCCACCCGGGCCTGACGGTCCGCCTCTGA
- the murI gene encoding glutamate racemase, whose product MNDAPIGIFDSGVGGLTVARAVLDQLPTESTLYIGDTLNGPYGPKPLAAVRAHALEVMDDLVDAGVKMLVIACNSASSAVLRDARERYTLRRGLPVVEVVLPAARRAVAATRNGHIGVIGTRATIDSRAYDDAFAVARVQLTTQACPRFVELVEAGVTSGPEVLDVAHEYLAPVRAAGVDTLVLGCTHYPLLTGAISYVMGDDVTLVSSAEETAKDVYRQLVAHDLERDPSSGPPTHRFLATGDPVAFTALARRFLGPEVDVVEPRAALRGVLR is encoded by the coding sequence GTGAACGACGCCCCCATCGGCATCTTCGACTCCGGCGTCGGCGGGCTCACGGTGGCCCGTGCGGTGCTGGACCAGCTGCCGACGGAGTCGACCCTGTACATCGGCGACACGCTCAACGGGCCGTACGGTCCCAAGCCGCTCGCGGCGGTGCGCGCGCACGCGCTCGAGGTCATGGACGACCTGGTGGACGCGGGCGTGAAGATGCTCGTCATCGCGTGCAACAGCGCGTCGTCGGCCGTCCTGCGCGATGCGCGCGAGCGGTACACCCTGCGTCGCGGGCTGCCCGTGGTGGAGGTGGTCCTGCCCGCGGCGCGCCGTGCCGTCGCCGCGACGCGCAACGGGCACATCGGCGTCATCGGCACCCGGGCGACCATCGACTCGCGCGCGTACGACGACGCCTTCGCGGTCGCGCGCGTGCAGCTGACCACGCAGGCCTGCCCGCGGTTCGTCGAGCTCGTCGAGGCCGGCGTCACCTCGGGCCCCGAGGTGCTGGACGTGGCGCACGAGTACCTCGCCCCCGTGCGCGCGGCGGGCGTCGACACGCTCGTCCTCGGCTGCACCCACTACCCCCTGCTGACCGGGGCGATCTCGTACGTCATGGGCGACGACGTCACGCTCGTCTCGAGCGCGGAGGAGACCGCCAAGGACGTCTACCGCCAGCTCGTCGCGCACGACCTCGAGCGCGACCCGTCGTCGGGGCCGCCCACGCACCGGTTCCTCGCCACGGGCGACCCGGTGGCGTTCACCGCGCTGGCACGGCGGTTCCTCGGGCCCGAGGTCGACGTCGTCGAGCCGCGCGCCGCGCTGCGGGGGGTCCTGCGATGA
- a CDS encoding DUF2017 family protein, giving the protein MRTAPLPPPDDPAVRRLLPDASREDPEVAAEFRRLTEDDLRARKIARLRCLWTALVHGEPGWPQDAFVVAPASADEVAATLTDLRLVLADRLEIRTDADSEALYDGLATAPEDDVRTYLASVYGALSWLQESLLAVMLAAHDARPPGGARSDD; this is encoded by the coding sequence GTGCGCACCGCGCCGCTGCCGCCGCCCGACGACCCGGCGGTCCGCCGGCTCCTGCCCGACGCCTCGCGCGAGGACCCCGAGGTCGCGGCGGAGTTCCGCCGGCTCACCGAGGACGACCTGCGCGCCCGCAAGATCGCCCGGCTGCGCTGCCTGTGGACCGCGCTCGTGCACGGTGAGCCCGGGTGGCCGCAGGACGCGTTCGTCGTCGCCCCGGCGTCGGCGGACGAGGTGGCGGCCACCCTCACCGACCTGCGGCTCGTCCTGGCGGACCGCCTCGAGATCCGCACCGACGCCGACTCCGAGGCGCTCTACGACGGCCTCGCGACGGCACCCGAGGACGACGTGCGCACGTACCTCGCGTCCGTGTACGGCGCACTGTCCTGGCTCCAGGAGTCGCTGCTCGCTGTGATGCTGGCCGCACACGACGCGCGGCCGCCGGGCGGGGCACGGTCCGACGACTAG
- the clpS gene encoding ATP-dependent Clp protease adapter ClpS — MPAPTAVPDTTVEADEATGLADAWVTIVWNDPVNLMSYVTYVFQTYFRYPREKAERLMRQVHEEGRAVVSTGNREAMEVDVQAMHGYGLWATLQRGGE, encoded by the coding sequence GTGCCCGCCCCGACCGCTGTGCCCGACACGACCGTCGAGGCCGACGAGGCCACCGGGCTCGCGGACGCCTGGGTGACCATCGTCTGGAACGACCCCGTGAACCTCATGTCGTACGTGACCTACGTCTTCCAGACCTACTTCCGCTACCCGCGGGAGAAGGCCGAGCGGCTCATGCGGCAGGTGCACGAGGAGGGGCGGGCCGTCGTGTCGACCGGCAACCGCGAGGCGATGGAGGTCGACGTGCAGGCGATGCACGGGTACGGCCTGTGGGCCACGCTCCAGCGCGGGGGCGAGTGA
- a CDS encoding nicotinate phosphoribosyltransferase, with protein MTDTRERDAVAPPAAPTASTALLTDRYELTMLQAALADGTAHRRCVFEVFSRRLPNGRRYGVLAGTGRVLEALETFRFGRAELDWLADERVVDDATLEFLAGYRFTGSAVGYAEGEVFFPASPVLVVEGTFAEAVLLETLVLSVLNYDSAVASAASRMTSAAVDRPCLEMGARRAHEQAAVAAARAAVVAGFAATSNLEAGRRYGLPTIGTAAHAYTLLHDDEPSAFASQVASQGTGTTLLVDTYDVRRGVENALAAAGPQLGAVRLDSGDLAVLAHEVRAQLDAAGARGTKIVVTSDLDEHAIAALAVAPVDSYGVGTSLVTGSGAPTCGMVYKLVAREDAAGVLQPVAKASRSKTSLGGRKSAARRLDRDGRAVEEVLVTGPEDAVVAWADAQGREPAPDLRPLHVPLVVEGEVVPGTTGADGVRAAARRHRASRDELPRGARRLSADEAAVPTVELRLG; from the coding sequence ATGACCGACACGCGCGAGCGCGACGCCGTCGCACCCCCGGCCGCCCCGACGGCCAGCACGGCCCTGCTCACCGACCGCTACGAGCTGACGATGCTCCAGGCCGCCCTCGCCGACGGCACCGCCCACCGGCGCTGCGTGTTCGAGGTCTTCAGCCGCCGGCTGCCCAACGGCCGCCGGTACGGCGTGCTCGCCGGCACCGGTCGCGTGCTGGAGGCGCTCGAGACGTTCCGGTTCGGCAGGGCCGAGCTCGACTGGCTCGCGGACGAGCGCGTCGTGGACGACGCGACGCTCGAGTTCCTCGCCGGCTACCGGTTCACCGGCTCCGCCGTCGGGTACGCCGAGGGCGAGGTGTTCTTCCCGGCCTCGCCGGTGCTCGTCGTCGAGGGGACGTTCGCCGAGGCCGTGCTGCTCGAGACGCTCGTGCTGTCGGTCCTCAACTACGACTCCGCGGTCGCGTCGGCCGCGTCCCGCATGACCAGCGCCGCCGTCGACCGGCCGTGCCTCGAGATGGGCGCGCGGCGGGCGCACGAGCAGGCGGCGGTGGCCGCCGCGCGCGCGGCCGTCGTCGCGGGCTTCGCCGCCACCAGCAACCTCGAGGCGGGCCGCCGCTACGGGCTGCCGACGATCGGCACCGCCGCGCACGCGTACACGCTGCTGCACGACGACGAGCCGTCGGCGTTCGCGTCCCAGGTCGCCTCGCAGGGCACGGGGACGACGCTGCTCGTCGACACCTACGACGTGCGGCGTGGGGTGGAGAACGCGCTGGCCGCGGCGGGACCGCAGCTGGGCGCCGTCCGGCTGGACTCCGGCGACCTCGCGGTGCTCGCGCACGAGGTGCGGGCCCAGCTCGACGCGGCCGGTGCGCGGGGGACGAAGATCGTCGTCACCTCCGACCTCGACGAGCACGCGATCGCGGCGCTCGCCGTCGCGCCGGTCGACTCGTACGGCGTGGGCACCTCGCTGGTGACCGGTTCCGGGGCGCCGACGTGCGGCATGGTCTACAAGCTCGTGGCCCGCGAGGACGCGGCGGGCGTCCTGCAGCCGGTGGCGAAGGCCTCGCGCTCCAAGACGAGCCTGGGCGGGCGCAAGTCCGCGGCGCGGCGGCTGGACCGCGACGGCCGTGCGGTCGAGGAGGTGCTGGTCACCGGGCCGGAGGACGCCGTCGTCGCGTGGGCGGACGCGCAGGGCCGGGAGCCGGCGCCGGACCTGCGGCCCCTGCACGTGCCGCTCGTGGTCGAGGGCGAGGTGGTGCCGGGCACGACCGGCGCCGACGGGGTCCGCGCGGCGGCCCGGCGCCACCGCGCGTCGCGCGACGAGCTCCCGCGGGGTGCGCGGCGGCTGTCGGCGGACGAGGCCGCCGTGCCGACGGTCGAGCTCCGGCTGGGCTGA
- a CDS encoding DEAD/DEAH box helicase: MSAGRRPAVTHTPQHPSSSAASQLPPAFPARAPWGAAGSLRAWQAEALELYRERSPRDFLAVATPGAGKTTFALRIATELLEARVVRRVTVVAPTEHLKKQWADAAARVGIRLDPRFSNAQGRHGAGYDGVAVTYAQVASKPALHAARTGAERTLVILDEVHHGGDALSWGDAVREAFEGATRRLALTGTPFRSDTAPIPFVTYAPDAQGIRRSLADYTYGYGDALRDHVVRPVLFMSYSGSMRWRTRAGDEVAARLGEPLTKDMTAQAWRTALDPNGEWIPSVITAADRRLTEVRRTVPDAGAMIIATDQTDARAYAGHIARITGESPTVVLSDDDGASDRIEEFAAGDSRWLVAVRMVSEGVDVPRLAVGVYATSTATPLFFAQAVGRFVRARRRGETATVFLPSVPQLLELASTMEVERDHALDKPTKDDADPEAALLAEAQRDRSGPDAVGQDGVAGTFEALEAQASFDRVLFDGGEFGTGAEVGSEEELDFLGLPGLLDADQVATLLRQRQADQQGARRARGQEAAPPPEMDHRQQAELRKELAQLVGAWARRSGQPHATVHAELRRRCGGPEVALAAPEQLQARVAMLRGWFVGRR; the protein is encoded by the coding sequence GTGAGCGCCGGACGCCGCCCCGCCGTCACCCACACCCCGCAGCACCCCTCGTCGTCGGCCGCGTCGCAGCTGCCGCCGGCCTTCCCGGCGCGTGCGCCGTGGGGCGCTGCGGGGAGCCTGCGGGCCTGGCAGGCGGAGGCGCTCGAGCTGTACCGCGAGCGGTCGCCGCGCGACTTCCTCGCGGTGGCCACGCCCGGCGCGGGCAAGACGACGTTCGCTCTGCGGATCGCGACCGAGCTGCTCGAGGCGCGGGTCGTGCGTCGCGTCACCGTGGTCGCGCCGACCGAGCACCTGAAGAAGCAGTGGGCGGACGCCGCCGCCCGCGTCGGCATCCGGCTGGACCCGCGGTTCAGCAACGCGCAGGGGCGGCACGGCGCCGGGTACGACGGCGTCGCCGTCACGTACGCGCAGGTCGCGAGCAAGCCGGCCCTGCACGCCGCCCGCACCGGCGCGGAGCGCACCCTCGTCATCCTCGACGAGGTGCACCACGGCGGTGACGCCCTGTCGTGGGGCGACGCGGTGCGCGAGGCGTTCGAGGGCGCCACGCGCCGGCTCGCCCTGACCGGCACCCCGTTCCGCTCGGACACCGCGCCCATCCCGTTCGTCACCTACGCGCCCGACGCGCAGGGCATCCGCCGCTCGCTCGCGGACTACACCTACGGCTACGGCGACGCGCTGCGCGACCACGTCGTGCGCCCCGTGCTGTTCATGTCGTACTCGGGGTCCATGCGCTGGCGCACCCGCGCGGGCGACGAGGTCGCCGCGCGGCTCGGCGAGCCGCTGACCAAGGACATGACCGCGCAGGCGTGGCGCACCGCGCTCGACCCGAACGGCGAGTGGATCCCCTCGGTGATCACCGCCGCGGACCGCCGCCTCACGGAGGTCCGCCGGACCGTGCCGGACGCCGGCGCGATGATCATCGCGACGGACCAGACGGACGCGCGCGCCTACGCGGGCCACATCGCCCGGATCACGGGGGAGTCGCCGACCGTCGTCCTGTCCGACGACGACGGCGCGAGCGACCGCATCGAGGAGTTCGCCGCGGGCGACTCGCGCTGGCTCGTCGCGGTCCGCATGGTCTCCGAGGGCGTCGACGTGCCGCGGCTCGCGGTGGGCGTCTACGCGACGAGCACGGCGACGCCGCTGTTCTTCGCGCAGGCCGTCGGACGCTTCGTGCGGGCCCGCCGCCGGGGCGAGACGGCGACCGTCTTCCTGCCGAGCGTGCCGCAGCTGCTCGAGCTCGCCTCGACCATGGAGGTCGAGCGCGACCACGCGCTCGACAAGCCCACGAAGGACGACGCCGACCCCGAGGCCGCGCTGCTGGCCGAGGCCCAGCGGGACCGCTCCGGACCGGACGCGGTCGGCCAGGACGGCGTCGCGGGCACGTTCGAGGCGCTCGAGGCGCAGGCGTCGTTCGACCGCGTGCTGTTCGACGGCGGCGAGTTCGGCACGGGCGCGGAGGTGGGCTCGGAGGAGGAGCTCGACTTCCTCGGCCTGCCGGGGCTCCTCGACGCCGACCAGGTCGCGACGCTGCTGCGCCAGCGGCAGGCCGACCAGCAGGGGGCCCGCCGGGCGCGCGGGCAGGAGGCGGCCCCGCCGCCGGAGATGGACCACCGCCAGCAGGCGGAGCTGCGCAAGGAGCTCGCGCAGCTGGTCGGTGCGTGGGCACGGCGCAGCGGGCAGCCGCACGCCACCGTCCACGCCGAGCTGCGCCGCCGCTGCGGGGGGCCCGAGGTCGCGCTCGCGGCGCCGGAGCAGCTGCAGGCGCGCGTCGCGATGCTCCGCGGGTGGTTCGTCGGCCGCCGCTGA
- a CDS encoding DUF3039 domain-containing protein, whose product MSDPTPPPTGPDDPFGPDARGATSVLEREETTEQVEPGDHERFAHYVRKEKIMESAMTGRPVIALCGKVWVPGRDPNKFPVCPVCKEIYEGLREPQDGEGDSGSGGGGGRGFFGFGRGKGSGSGGA is encoded by the coding sequence ATGAGCGACCCCACCCCGCCGCCCACCGGTCCTGACGACCCGTTCGGCCCGGACGCCCGCGGGGCGACCTCGGTCCTCGAGCGCGAGGAGACGACCGAGCAGGTCGAGCCGGGCGACCACGAGCGCTTCGCGCACTACGTGCGCAAGGAGAAGATCATGGAGTCGGCCATGACCGGCCGGCCCGTGATCGCGCTGTGCGGGAAGGTGTGGGTGCCCGGTCGCGACCCGAACAAGTTCCCGGTCTGCCCGGTCTGCAAGGAGATCTACGAGGGTCTGCGCGAGCCGCAGGACGGCGAGGGCGACTCCGGCTCGGGCGGCGGTGGGGGCCGCGGCTTCTTCGGCTTCGGGCGGGGCAAGGGCTCCGGCTCGGGCGGCGCGTGA
- a CDS encoding GntR family transcriptional regulator, producing the protein MSARLEVDLDSGVPVYEQVRAQVVAHVAAGRLRPGDRLPTIRALATDLGVAPGTVARAFRELEAAGVVVTRRRAGTVVAAGVVPADAAPRAAAVAYAEAARAAGLSPHEALDLVRGVLLAP; encoded by the coding sequence GTGAGCGCGCGGCTCGAGGTCGACCTCGACTCCGGGGTCCCGGTCTACGAGCAGGTGCGGGCGCAGGTCGTGGCGCACGTCGCGGCCGGACGGCTGCGTCCCGGGGACCGGCTGCCGACGATCCGCGCGCTCGCCACGGACCTCGGCGTGGCGCCCGGCACCGTCGCGCGCGCCTTCCGGGAGCTGGAGGCGGCCGGCGTCGTCGTGACCCGCCGGCGCGCGGGCACGGTCGTGGCCGCCGGTGTCGTGCCGGCCGACGCCGCGCCGCGCGCCGCGGCCGTCGCCTACGCCGAGGCGGCCCGGGCGGCGGGCCTGAGCCCGCACGAGGCGCTCGACCTCGTGCGCGGCGTCCTGCTGGCCCCCTGA
- the nagB gene encoding glucosamine-6-phosphate deaminase has product MEVVIAPVPELARLAADAVQRLLAARPTAVLGLATGSSPLPVYDELARRHAEEGLSFARARAFLLDEYVGLPADHPERYRTVIERELVSRVDLDPAAVLGPDGLADDVAGACAAYERAIADAGGVDLQLLGIGTDGHVAFNEPGSSLASRTRVKTLTRQTREDNARFFGGDVDAVPTHCLTQGLATIMSARHLVLVAHGRGKAEAVHQLVEGPVSAMWPATVLQMHPHVSVLVDEPAASRLQLAGYYRETWASKPSWQGL; this is encoded by the coding sequence ATGGAGGTCGTGATCGCGCCCGTGCCGGAGCTCGCGCGGCTCGCGGCCGACGCGGTGCAGCGGCTGCTCGCGGCGCGGCCGACCGCGGTGCTGGGGCTCGCCACCGGGTCCAGCCCGCTGCCGGTGTACGACGAGCTCGCGCGCCGGCACGCCGAGGAGGGGCTGTCGTTCGCGCGCGCCCGCGCGTTCCTCCTGGACGAGTACGTCGGCCTGCCGGCCGACCACCCCGAGCGGTACCGCACCGTCATCGAGCGCGAGCTGGTGTCCCGCGTCGACCTCGACCCCGCGGCCGTGCTCGGGCCCGACGGGCTCGCCGACGACGTCGCGGGCGCGTGCGCCGCCTACGAGCGCGCGATCGCCGACGCCGGCGGGGTGGACCTGCAGCTGCTCGGCATCGGCACGGACGGCCACGTCGCGTTCAACGAGCCCGGCTCGTCCCTCGCCTCGCGCACGCGCGTCAAGACGCTCACCCGCCAGACGCGCGAGGACAACGCCCGGTTCTTCGGCGGTGACGTCGACGCGGTGCCCACCCACTGCCTCACCCAGGGGCTCGCGACGATCATGTCGGCGCGGCACCTCGTGCTCGTCGCGCACGGGCGCGGCAAGGCCGAGGCGGTGCACCAGCTCGTCGAGGGGCCGGTCAGCGCGATGTGGCCGGCGACCGTGCTGCAGATGCACCCGCACGTGTCGGTGCTGGTGGACGAGCCGGCGGCGAGCCGGCTGCAGCTCGCGGGCTACTACCGGGAGACGTGGGCGTCGAAGCCGTCGTGGCAGGGGCTGTAG